In one window of Fictibacillus phosphorivorans DNA:
- a CDS encoding DUF5344 family protein: MQTIKLQFHDVTQQLGETQKALDALTLPSPSAGALGKNELQFTKEFLQREENLHKMILEYMNVVTKNIEDTKANIEILKNQDEAIFRNK, encoded by the coding sequence ATGCAGACCATAAAGCTACAATTTCATGATGTTACTCAACAACTGGGTGAAACACAGAAAGCGCTTGACGCTCTTACTCTTCCAAGCCCTTCAGCTGGAGCACTTGGAAAGAACGAACTTCAGTTTACGAAAGAATTTCTGCAACGTGAAGAAAATCTTCATAAGATGATACTTGAGTACATGAATGTAGTAACAAAAAATATTGAGGATACAAAAGCGAATATTGAGATTCTAAAGAATCAGGATGAAGCGATTTTTAGAAATAAATAG
- a CDS encoding ribonuclease YeeF family protein: MRSHVLEASTLNAATEERAHQYERLREQFQSLRTELAKIAEDSDFQGKGAEAIKGFYQGQIDVVDAWIQLIDINLLFFKGIPGDTEEVDLSGDTVVQVPFLEENVERAGRMAKDIVADQQDELQRIFSDISDLVSLSVFSKDAFEDQMDKAEKRRSETVEKVNELDQRLTDEYAVSQGQEQYIYALFAQLMEATRKGETISPLYFNAEAYHNSEVYKAITKVKDENDKYINFKKEQKEAREIQKEMEEMENRPWYEKAWDTVSTFTGEVTGYYDSIRASTGVDPVTGRKLSESERITAGAMAAAGFIPVIGWAGRAVKGGSAIYKTVKAANTADHMLDSYKTAQGLTRLQKAEYGIYGLVSANGFGEYFTGKDMFGNELSEEQRNQSLFNAFAIAGVGSAGYALDRMDIGKVLQNKFPLNRTNKIIKKFEKDIDKHPQKEIIKDVLKYVEKKQISVSTQKLLDEHVVKEVINRVGPNLKRSDISNLKWEIIEKSTIRNKEKLTPSQRARLWQGSSPYFGLDEYEDFIMSKGTKVYTGYPFPTGYSFTKTVLDSVNGDSKELFQGVQVNPRVSQDGTGDYKYQIIAFEFLEDIPSARGITNANPQLGNGGLEQIFTPDFKELVRDGKVIPILNDETIKMLKSNGIEFDKELLQLIDSEGNYIHKSICDTFISIADDKNIVKLENNILSEEEVLDIEKAIEKVAKNGGGIY; encoded by the coding sequence ATGAGAAGTCATGTACTTGAAGCTTCAACTTTAAATGCTGCAACTGAAGAAAGAGCCCATCAATATGAAAGACTAAGAGAGCAGTTCCAATCCTTAAGAACAGAGCTTGCTAAGATTGCAGAAGACAGCGACTTTCAAGGTAAGGGAGCTGAAGCCATCAAGGGCTTTTATCAAGGGCAAATTGATGTAGTAGATGCATGGATACAATTGATTGATATAAATTTGTTATTTTTTAAAGGAATTCCAGGTGATACAGAGGAAGTTGATCTTTCGGGGGATACGGTTGTTCAGGTTCCATTTTTAGAAGAGAACGTAGAACGAGCGGGGAGAATGGCAAAAGATATAGTTGCAGATCAACAGGATGAACTACAACGCATTTTTAGCGACATCAGTGATCTGGTCTCTCTTTCTGTGTTCTCAAAGGATGCTTTTGAAGACCAAATGGATAAAGCTGAAAAGCGTCGGTCAGAAACGGTTGAAAAGGTTAATGAGTTAGATCAAAGATTAACCGATGAATATGCTGTGTCTCAAGGACAAGAACAATATATTTATGCACTATTTGCTCAATTAATGGAAGCGACACGTAAAGGTGAAACCATTTCACCTTTATATTTTAATGCGGAAGCTTACCATAACAGCGAAGTATACAAAGCTATCACTAAAGTAAAAGATGAGAACGATAAGTATATAAACTTTAAGAAAGAACAAAAAGAAGCAAGAGAGATACAAAAAGAAATGGAAGAGATGGAGAACCGTCCATGGTATGAAAAAGCATGGGATACGGTCTCTACCTTTACGGGAGAAGTCACAGGGTATTATGATTCCATCCGTGCATCAACAGGTGTTGACCCAGTGACAGGAAGAAAGCTTTCGGAATCCGAACGTATTACAGCAGGTGCTATGGCGGCAGCTGGATTTATACCGGTCATCGGTTGGGCTGGAAGAGCGGTTAAGGGCGGATCCGCTATTTATAAAACAGTAAAAGCCGCAAATACTGCCGATCACATGCTAGATTCATATAAAACAGCTCAAGGTCTTACGAGACTTCAAAAAGCAGAATACGGTATCTATGGCCTTGTATCTGCAAATGGATTCGGCGAGTATTTTACAGGTAAAGATATGTTCGGAAATGAGTTGTCAGAAGAGCAAAGAAATCAAAGTTTATTTAATGCGTTTGCAATTGCAGGTGTGGGTAGTGCTGGATATGCGTTGGATCGTATGGATATTGGTAAGGTGCTTCAAAATAAGTTTCCGCTCAATAGAACAAATAAGATAATTAAAAAATTTGAAAAAGACATTGATAAACATCCCCAAAAAGAAATTATTAAAGATGTTTTAAAATACGTAGAAAAAAAACAAATTTCAGTATCTACACAGAAGCTACTAGACGAACATGTTGTAAAGGAAGTTATAAATAGAGTAGGCCCGAATCTGAAAAGATCAGATATTAGTAATTTGAAATGGGAAATCATCGAAAAATCTACTATAAGAAATAAAGAAAAATTGACTCCTTCTCAAAGAGCGAGATTATGGCAAGGTTCTTCCCCATATTTTGGTCTAGATGAATATGAAGACTTTATAATGTCTAAAGGTACTAAAGTATATACGGGATATCCATTTCCTACAGGATATAGTTTTACAAAAACTGTTTTAGATAGTGTTAATGGAGACTCAAAGGAACTATTCCAAGGGGTGCAAGTTAACCCACGAGTTTCCCAAGATGGTACAGGTGATTATAAATATCAAATCATTGCTTTTGAGTTTCTTGAAGATATTCCATCAGCAAGGGGTATTACAAATGCCAATCCACAATTAGGTAATGGAGGATTGGAACAAATATTCACACCCGATTTTAAGGAACTTGTTCGAGACGGGAAAGTCATACCTATCCTAAATGATGAAACAATTAAAATGTTAAAGTCTAATGGAATTGAATTTGATAAAGAACTATTACAATTAATTGATTCAGAAGGCAATTATATTCACAAAAGTATATGCGATACTTTTATTTCAATTGCTGATGACAAAAACATAGTAAAATTAGAAAACAATATCTTAAGTGAAGAAGAAGTTCTAGATATTGAAAAAGCAATTGAAAAAGTAGCTAAAAATGGTGGAGGTATTTACTAA
- a CDS encoding glutamine--tRNA ligase/YqeY domain fusion protein has product MENSSSNFIKTIIQNDLESGKHKKIVTRFPPEPNGYLHIGHAKSIVINFGLADEFGGETNLRFDDTNPLKEDQEYVDAIKNDVEWLGFEWENLRFASDYFEEMYARAVLLIKKGKAYVDDLTADEIREYRGTLKEPGKESPYRNRSVEENLDLFDRMRKGEFQNGQKVLRAKIDMSSPNINLRDPVIYRVSHATHHNTGDTWCIYPMYAFAHPIEDAIEGVTHSLCTTEFEDQRPLYNWVVEECEMESQPQQIEFGRLGLTNTVMSKRKLKQLVDEGYVDGWDDPRMPTISGLRRKGYTPESIVEFVKAAGVSKGSGVTDTAMLEHFIREDLKVKAPRTMGIVDPLKVVITNYPEGQVEMLDAEINPENPEMGSRQIPFSREIYIEREDFMEDPPKKYFRLFPGNEVRLKHAYFIKCEDFIKDENGNVVELHCTYDVETKSGSGFTGRKVKGTLHWVEATQAVPAEFRIYEPLISDEDMEKEEDSEGKTFLDYVNKDSLIVKQGYIEANMKDAKPQDKFQFFRHGYFNVDPKHTSEEKIVFNEIVSLKSSFKL; this is encoded by the coding sequence ATGGAGAATAGTTCTTCTAATTTTATTAAAACAATCATCCAAAACGATCTGGAATCCGGAAAACACAAGAAAATCGTTACTCGTTTTCCTCCAGAACCAAATGGATATCTTCATATTGGACATGCAAAATCAATCGTAATCAACTTTGGACTTGCGGATGAGTTTGGCGGAGAAACAAATCTGCGCTTTGATGATACGAACCCATTAAAAGAAGACCAAGAATACGTTGATGCGATTAAGAACGACGTTGAGTGGCTTGGTTTTGAATGGGAGAACCTTCGCTTTGCTTCTGATTACTTTGAAGAAATGTATGCGCGTGCTGTGCTTTTAATTAAAAAAGGAAAAGCATATGTGGATGATCTGACGGCTGATGAGATTCGTGAGTACCGCGGAACGTTGAAAGAGCCCGGTAAAGAAAGCCCTTATCGCAACCGTTCTGTAGAAGAGAACTTAGATCTATTCGATCGCATGCGTAAAGGCGAGTTCCAGAACGGTCAAAAAGTACTTCGTGCGAAGATCGACATGAGTTCACCTAACATTAACTTACGTGATCCAGTCATCTATCGTGTCTCTCACGCAACTCATCACAATACAGGTGATACGTGGTGCATCTATCCGATGTATGCATTTGCTCATCCTATCGAGGATGCGATTGAAGGCGTTACACATTCGCTTTGTACAACAGAATTTGAAGACCAACGTCCTCTTTACAACTGGGTTGTGGAAGAGTGTGAGATGGAAAGTCAGCCACAGCAGATTGAATTTGGCCGCCTAGGGTTAACGAATACAGTAATGAGTAAACGTAAACTGAAACAATTAGTAGATGAAGGTTATGTGGATGGATGGGACGATCCTCGCATGCCAACAATCTCTGGACTACGCCGTAAAGGCTACACGCCTGAGTCAATCGTTGAGTTTGTAAAAGCAGCTGGTGTTTCTAAAGGTTCTGGTGTAACGGACACAGCGATGCTTGAGCACTTCATCCGTGAAGATCTTAAAGTAAAAGCACCTCGTACGATGGGTATTGTTGATCCATTAAAAGTGGTCATCACAAACTACCCTGAAGGACAAGTTGAAATGCTTGATGCTGAGATCAACCCAGAAAATCCTGAAATGGGTTCACGTCAGATTCCATTCTCTCGTGAAATCTATATCGAGCGTGAAGACTTTATGGAGGATCCTCCGAAAAAGTACTTCCGTCTATTCCCTGGAAACGAAGTTCGCTTAAAGCATGCATACTTCATTAAATGCGAAGATTTCATAAAAGATGAAAACGGCAATGTCGTTGAACTACATTGTACGTACGATGTGGAGACGAAATCCGGCTCAGGCTTCACTGGCCGTAAAGTAAAAGGTACACTTCACTGGGTAGAAGCGACACAAGCCGTACCTGCAGAGTTCCGTATCTATGAGCCACTTATCTCTGATGAAGATATGGAAAAAGAAGAAGATAGTGAAGGCAAGACATTCTTGGACTACGTGAACAAAGATTCTCTTATCGTAAAACAAGGATATATTGAAGCAAACATGAAGGACGCGAAACCTCAAGATAAGTTCCAGTTCTTCCGTCATGGCTACTTCAACGTAGATCCAAAGCATACATCAGAAGAAAAGATTGTGTTTAATGAGATTGTTTCGTTGAAGAGTTCGTTTAAATTATAA
- a CDS encoding dipeptidase, translating to MNVIDLHCDALLKFWETDGRLSYADAPQLATNKKRLQKGKVNVQFFAIFIEPFIPSDQKFHSALQQVDYFYKEVLGKNSEMKHLKNWHDFQTLKDGEIGAVLTLEGVDTIGDDLTKLSILHQLGVLLIGLTWNHANLAADGAQEPRGAGLTMFGKEIVAFNNKHKILTDVSHLCDRAFWDVMEIADYPLASHSNSRVLCDHPRNLTDEMAKEMFSKGGVVHVVYNPPFTTNEGSASINDLIKHIDHFCGLGGVKQIGLGSDFDGISQLITDLEDASMTQNLINELLKHYSEEEVRGFASQNFLDFISKI from the coding sequence ATGAATGTCATTGACTTGCATTGTGATGCATTATTAAAATTTTGGGAAACGGACGGCAGGCTCAGTTATGCGGATGCGCCACAGCTTGCTACAAATAAGAAACGACTGCAAAAGGGAAAAGTGAACGTTCAATTCTTTGCAATTTTTATAGAGCCCTTTATTCCTAGTGATCAAAAATTCCACTCTGCACTTCAGCAAGTGGATTATTTCTATAAAGAGGTTCTCGGTAAAAATTCAGAGATGAAGCATTTGAAGAATTGGCACGACTTTCAAACATTAAAGGATGGAGAAATCGGAGCAGTTTTGACGCTTGAAGGAGTAGATACGATTGGTGACGATCTTACGAAGTTAAGCATCCTGCATCAACTCGGTGTTCTTTTGATCGGGTTAACATGGAATCATGCGAACCTTGCCGCTGATGGCGCTCAAGAACCGCGTGGAGCTGGTCTGACGATGTTTGGAAAAGAGATCGTTGCTTTCAATAATAAACATAAGATCTTAACCGATGTGTCTCATTTATGTGATCGTGCTTTTTGGGATGTGATGGAGATTGCTGATTATCCGCTTGCCAGCCACTCTAATTCACGCGTACTGTGTGACCATCCGCGTAACCTGACGGATGAGATGGCAAAAGAAATGTTTAGTAAAGGTGGCGTGGTGCACGTTGTATATAACCCGCCATTTACGACGAATGAGGGTTCAGCAAGTATTAATGATTTAATCAAGCACATCGACCATTTTTGTGGACTTGGCGGAGTAAAACAGATCGGCCTCGGCTCTGATTTTGACGGCATCTCACAACTTATTACAGATTTAGAGGATGCATCTATGACTCAAAACTTAATCAATGAGTTGTTGAAGCATTATTCTGAAGAAGAAGTCCGTGGATTTGCGTCTCAGAACTTCCTGGATTTTATTTCCAAAATATAA
- a CDS encoding SIMPL domain-containing protein, whose translation MYYNHHGFQNVGIRQQDDLTTMNRLIVTGEGSVSAVPDTALLTIGVITENQNLSMAQKENADKTTSVIQTLMSLGIPQSDIQTSSFRIEPQYNYENGQQQFRGYRIEHQLQVTIKDIRQTGQAIDQAVENGANSVSSIQFTVSNPDAFYNQALSLAIQNAQQKAISMARALQVTLRPVPIIIQEVSQLLPPRPVPFQAVMYAQSAETPIQPGENKITASVKIQYTYN comes from the coding sequence ATGTATTACAATCATCACGGTTTTCAAAATGTGGGCATCAGGCAACAAGACGATCTTACAACGATGAACCGCCTTATTGTAACAGGTGAAGGTTCTGTTTCTGCTGTTCCGGATACAGCTCTTCTTACAATAGGAGTCATTACAGAAAACCAAAATTTAAGCATGGCTCAAAAAGAGAATGCTGATAAAACGACTTCTGTTATACAAACCCTTATGTCATTAGGTATTCCTCAAAGCGATATCCAAACGTCCAGTTTTCGTATCGAACCTCAATATAACTATGAAAATGGTCAGCAGCAATTTAGAGGATATCGTATAGAGCACCAGTTGCAGGTAACGATAAAGGATATTCGCCAGACAGGCCAGGCAATCGATCAAGCGGTAGAGAACGGAGCTAACTCTGTATCGTCCATTCAATTCACCGTTTCTAACCCTGATGCCTTTTATAATCAAGCATTGTCACTAGCTATTCAAAATGCTCAGCAAAAAGCGATTTCTATGGCAAGAGCCTTACAAGTTACACTGCGGCCAGTACCGATTATCATCCAAGAAGTATCTCAATTGTTACCACCTAGACCCGTTCCGTTTCAAGCTGTAATGTATGCGCAAAGTGCTGAAACACCTATACAGCCAGGGGAAAACAAGATTACAGCATCTGTAAAAATCCAGTATACGTATAATTAG
- a CDS encoding ArsR/SmtB family transcription factor, translated as MVKYNEEHLNDVFSVLSDPTRRTIIEQLSKGERSVQELAQPFDMSLPAISKHLKVLENAGLVTHRKEGRYRYYAIQPDAMDGACEWISTLKELWTKFEGMFCCSKQKKQ; from the coding sequence ATGGTTAAATATAATGAAGAACATTTAAATGATGTATTTTCAGTTCTATCTGATCCGACTCGGCGTACGATAATCGAGCAGCTTTCAAAAGGAGAAAGGAGTGTGCAAGAGTTAGCCCAGCCTTTTGATATGTCGCTGCCTGCGATCTCGAAGCATTTGAAAGTTTTAGAGAATGCAGGTCTTGTCACACACCGAAAAGAGGGGCGCTATCGCTATTACGCGATACAGCCGGACGCAATGGACGGAGCATGTGAATGGATCTCTACGCTTAAAGAGCTATGGACAAAATTTGAAGGTATGTTTTGCTGCAGCAAACAAAAGAAGCAGTAA
- a CDS encoding ABC transporter ATP-binding protein produces the protein METQQEIIKVQKLVKRYGDFTAVDGSEFSVHNGEVFGLLGPNGAGKTTTLEMLVGLRKPDEGTAIVGGFDITKELDKVKEVIGVQLQSTTLFELLTVDEILHLYGSFYREHISIPELIDDMLLTEKKNSRIKGLSGGQKQRLAIALALVHDPQIIFLDEPTTGLDPQARRTLWDIILRLKERGKTVVLTTHYMDEAHVLCDRIAIMDQGKLIALDTPSELVRNLQSDSAVEFKFNDEVNIALSEIDGVKQVGSQKDVHVLYTDDLQKTLTSLIAIASEKQLKLVDLQTRTATLEDVFIHMTGRRLREG, from the coding sequence ATGGAAACGCAGCAAGAAATAATTAAGGTACAGAAACTAGTAAAGCGCTACGGAGACTTCACCGCTGTGGACGGAAGTGAGTTCTCTGTACATAATGGCGAGGTATTCGGTCTACTCGGCCCGAATGGAGCGGGAAAAACGACAACCCTTGAGATGTTAGTCGGTCTTCGCAAGCCAGATGAAGGAACGGCGATTGTTGGTGGATTTGATATTACAAAAGAGCTTGATAAAGTAAAAGAGGTCATCGGTGTACAGCTTCAATCTACCACTCTTTTTGAGCTCTTGACCGTAGATGAGATTCTTCATCTTTACGGGAGTTTTTACCGCGAACATATCTCGATTCCTGAATTGATTGATGACATGCTTTTAACAGAGAAAAAGAATAGCAGAATAAAAGGTTTGTCTGGTGGTCAGAAGCAGAGACTTGCGATTGCCCTTGCACTCGTGCACGATCCGCAGATTATTTTCTTGGACGAACCGACGACTGGTCTCGATCCACAAGCACGTCGTACGTTATGGGACATTATTTTACGTTTGAAGGAACGGGGCAAAACCGTTGTACTGACGACTCATTACATGGATGAAGCACACGTGTTATGTGACCGTATCGCCATTATGGATCAAGGAAAGCTAATTGCTCTTGATACGCCTAGTGAACTCGTAAGAAATCTTCAGTCGGATAGCGCGGTTGAATTTAAGTTTAACGATGAAGTAAATATTGCTTTGTCAGAGATTGACGGAGTGAAGCAAGTGGGTAGTCAGAAAGATGTCCATGTTCTCTATACAGATGATCTTCAGAAAACGTTAACGAGTTTAATCGCAATTGCTTCTGAAAAACAGCTGAAGCTTGTAGATCTACAAACGAGAACGGCAACACTTGAAGATGTGTTTATCCACATGACAGGAAGAAGGTTAAGAGAAGGATGA
- a CDS encoding ABC transporter permease, translating into MRSYYLLTLAQLRIFLRNRQVLFWTLAFPIVLMVMLGSFLGNGNGVSITAAVVDQDKSEQSKNLVKEMERNEAVSLEKSSNEKDVLDQLKQGDLTLVITIPKGYGENLAAGNKADPFKLPVYYNETNMAMSQVGLQLVDNAVDTISKKSVSYEPVVITESKGVEALNLRYIDFLVPGIVAMMIMSNNMNGVAGQISSWRERGILRRMQGTTLKASTFIAAQITARFMLNGLQAMIVLAVAWAAFGIEVRGSWLTVIAFVTLGTLAFMAIGFIIAGIAKTPESAGPIAGFLSFPMLFLGGVFFPIRDMPEFLQPFVQILPIAHLSHALRETMNVGASFLDLGMEAMILGGWLIGAFIVASFTFKWE; encoded by the coding sequence ATGAGATCATACTATCTATTAACACTCGCTCAGCTTCGGATCTTCCTTAGAAACAGACAAGTACTGTTTTGGACCCTCGCATTTCCTATCGTTCTGATGGTCATGTTAGGTTCTTTCTTAGGAAACGGTAATGGCGTATCCATTACGGCAGCTGTTGTTGATCAGGATAAGAGTGAACAGTCGAAGAACTTAGTGAAAGAAATGGAAAGAAACGAAGCGGTATCTCTTGAAAAAAGTTCAAACGAAAAAGATGTGTTAGATCAGTTAAAACAAGGTGATTTAACGCTCGTTATTACTATTCCAAAAGGCTATGGTGAAAATCTAGCTGCCGGAAACAAAGCAGATCCGTTCAAACTGCCTGTTTATTATAATGAAACGAACATGGCGATGTCCCAAGTTGGACTTCAGCTTGTCGATAATGCGGTAGACACGATCAGTAAAAAATCTGTGAGCTATGAGCCTGTTGTTATAACAGAATCAAAAGGGGTAGAAGCACTGAATCTTCGTTACATCGACTTCCTAGTACCTGGAATCGTGGCGATGATGATCATGAGCAATAACATGAACGGAGTGGCAGGCCAGATATCATCATGGCGTGAACGTGGAATCTTACGTCGTATGCAAGGAACAACACTTAAAGCCTCTACATTTATTGCAGCGCAGATTACAGCTCGTTTTATGCTGAACGGTTTGCAAGCGATGATTGTATTAGCTGTCGCTTGGGCTGCGTTCGGCATTGAAGTGAGAGGTTCATGGTTAACCGTGATTGCGTTTGTTACGCTTGGGACGTTAGCCTTTATGGCAATCGGCTTCATTATCGCAGGTATTGCCAAGACACCCGAGAGTGCGGGACCGATTGCTGGTTTTCTATCGTTTCCGATGCTGTTTTTAGGCGGTGTGTTCTTTCCGATACGAGACATGCCTGAGTTTTTACAGCCGTTCGTACAAATTTTACCGATTGCGCACTTAAGCCATGCTCTTCGTGAGACTATGAACGTTGGAGCTTCGTTCTTAGACCTCGGCATGGAAGCGATGATTCTAGGTGGCTGGTTGATCGGGGCATTCATTGTAGCGAGTTTCACATTTAAGTGGGAATAG
- a CDS encoding DUF6526 family protein, with translation MNTQNYKNHARMHPVYHYVLSLLVLGGLIASIVYLVKAEDKLLGVILIVMSLSLLLTFALLRMYPLKAQDRAIRAEENLRYYVLTGKLLDGRLTTGQIVALRFAPDEELPLLAEKAATENLKPKEIKQAITNWKADHYRI, from the coding sequence ATGAATACACAAAATTATAAGAACCATGCAAGGATGCACCCTGTTTATCATTATGTACTTTCTTTACTAGTACTTGGAGGGCTCATTGCAAGCATTGTTTATTTGGTTAAAGCAGAAGATAAGTTACTAGGCGTGATATTAATCGTGATGTCTCTTAGTCTGTTATTGACGTTTGCTTTACTTCGCATGTACCCATTAAAAGCTCAAGATCGGGCGATCCGTGCAGAAGAGAACTTACGCTATTACGTTTTAACAGGAAAGTTGTTGGATGGCAGACTTACAACAGGGCAGATCGTAGCCCTTCGATTCGCACCAGACGAGGAACTTCCCCTTTTGGCAGAGAAAGCAGCAACTGAAAACTTGAAACCTAAGGAAATAAAACAAGCGATTACGAACTGGAAAGCGGATCATTATAGAATCTAA
- a CDS encoding WXG100 family type VII secretion target has translation MSGIIRVTPAELVDMSGRYSNESSQVGEQVSRLNSMISQLEGMWEGEASKAFSQQYEALKPSFLQMQQLLEDISAQLNNTSRALEDADNQIASQIRG, from the coding sequence ATGTCAGGAATTATTCGCGTTACACCAGCAGAACTAGTAGATATGTCAGGTCGTTACTCTAATGAAAGTAGCCAAGTAGGAGAACAAGTATCACGTTTGAATTCAATGATCAGCCAATTAGAAGGTATGTGGGAAGGGGAAGCAAGTAAAGCTTTCAGCCAACAATACGAAGCATTAAAGCCATCTTTCCTTCAAATGCAACAGTTACTTGAAGATATCTCAGCTCAACTTAACAACACATCTAGAGCTCTAGAAGACGCTGATAACCAAATCGCAAGCCAAATTAGAGGGTAA
- a CDS encoding EsaB/YukD family protein, which produces MYIEVTVDLKNYTGEAFDLRLSNFHTVKKVIDIVWQTKEIDLPPRDGYWVRVPNKNIVLSGNQKLIESGILTGDRFEIL; this is translated from the coding sequence ATGTACATTGAAGTTACCGTGGATTTGAAAAATTATACAGGGGAAGCCTTTGACCTTCGACTTTCAAACTTCCATACTGTAAAAAAAGTGATAGATATCGTTTGGCAAACAAAAGAAATTGACCTTCCGCCTAGAGACGGTTACTGGGTACGTGTGCCAAATAAAAATATTGTACTCTCGGGAAACCAAAAACTAATAGAGAGTGGAATATTGACAGGTGATCGTTTTGAAATTCTTTGA
- the essB gene encoding type VII secretion protein EssB: MTEKNKTYLEQILESQISRDEDSITFAFQKEKIKLDDVIEVELLKELDTDIQRSIIVDENELKITILPHSNYRYFPDLTNQNDRSKWMFAFQLTKRVKEHSLNRLHLVVCPENIVFDQSLSPAFLHYGVKESIPPYEAEHERVWKELKATIVFLVDGKHSFHDYLKLHETIELSTAAKEVLEVDDLNGLLLFIQKKLNDIDEKDKLMLNIPQKKWKITQYASLGLLICFIPAIIYTIYSLFFLQPRQEAFVSSNEHFLGKEYSEVVEVMSDYDVEDMPNVVQYQLASSYIINESLTEEQKENIQNTVSLQSEPLYFQYWIYIGRGNAKEALDIARSLEDKDLIMFALIKYREELKSDDKLSSEEKQQKIKEVQAEIDEYLEEQEAIKEEEERLKEEERKAEEEKQKEQEAMEQKAKEEAAAAEKEQKPATPPKPTNSN, from the coding sequence ATGACCGAAAAAAACAAAACATATTTGGAACAAATCTTAGAATCCCAGATTAGTAGAGATGAGGATTCTATTACTTTTGCATTTCAAAAAGAAAAAATCAAGCTAGATGACGTTATTGAAGTAGAACTGTTAAAGGAATTGGATACAGATATTCAACGATCCATTATCGTTGATGAAAACGAGCTTAAGATTACCATCCTCCCCCACTCTAATTACCGGTATTTCCCTGATTTAACAAACCAAAACGATAGAAGTAAATGGATGTTTGCATTTCAACTCACAAAGAGAGTAAAAGAGCATTCATTGAATCGTTTACACTTGGTGGTATGTCCCGAGAACATAGTATTTGATCAAAGTCTATCACCAGCTTTCCTACATTATGGAGTGAAAGAAAGTATTCCTCCTTACGAAGCGGAGCATGAAAGAGTTTGGAAAGAGCTTAAAGCTACGATTGTTTTCTTAGTGGACGGTAAACATTCCTTTCATGATTACTTAAAGCTTCATGAAACCATTGAATTATCAACCGCTGCTAAAGAGGTATTAGAAGTTGACGATTTGAATGGACTGTTACTTTTCATACAAAAAAAATTAAATGACATAGATGAAAAAGATAAATTGATGCTAAATATTCCACAAAAGAAATGGAAAATTACACAATATGCTTCCTTGGGATTATTGATATGTTTCATCCCGGCTATCATATATACGATTTATTCTCTGTTTTTTTTACAGCCTAGACAAGAAGCCTTTGTTAGCAGTAACGAGCATTTTCTAGGTAAGGAATACAGTGAAGTTGTCGAAGTTATGTCTGATTATGATGTTGAGGATATGCCAAATGTGGTTCAGTACCAGTTAGCTTCATCTTACATAATCAATGAATCACTTACTGAAGAGCAAAAGGAAAATATACAAAACACCGTTTCCTTGCAATCGGAACCTCTCTATTTTCAATATTGGATATACATCGGAAGAGGAAATGCGAAGGAAGCGCTCGATATTGCACGTTCGTTAGAAGATAAAGATCTTATTATGTTCGCACTAATTAAATATCGTGAAGAATTAAAATCTGATGATAAATTGAGTAGTGAAGAAAAACAGCAAAAAATTAAAGAAGTACAAGCTGAAATAGATGAGTATCTAGAAGAGCAAGAGGCAATTAAAGAAGAAGAAGAGAGACTTAAAGAAGAAGAGAGAAAAGCTGAAGAAGAAAAGCAAAAAGAACAAGAAGCAATGGAGCAAAAGGCTAAGGAAGAAGCAGCAGCTGCTGAAAAGGAGCAAAAGCCTGCAACACCACCGAAACCTACCAATTCGAATTAG